From the Desulfovibrio sp. JY genome, one window contains:
- a CDS encoding KH domain-containing protein, with product MLKDLIEYVAKSLVDNPDQVQVSEIEGEQTSVIELKVAKEDLGKVIGKQGRTARAMRTILGAASTKARKRSVLEILE from the coding sequence ATGTTGAAGGACTTGATTGAGTATGTGGCCAAATCCCTGGTGGACAACCCGGATCAGGTGCAGGTGTCGGAGATAGAGGGCGAACAGACCTCGGTCATCGAACTCAAGGTGGCCAAGGAAGACCTCGGCAAGGTTATCGGCAAACAGGGCCGGACCGCCCGTGCCATGCGCACTATCCTCGGCGCGGCCTCGACCAAGGCTCGCAAACGTTCCGTGCTGGAGATCCTCGAATAG
- the ffh gene encoding signal recognition particle protein: protein MFDSLTDRLDDVFRKIRGHARLTEENVQTALREVRLALLEADVNFKVVKDFIERVRERAMGQDVLKSLTPGQQVVKIVHDEMVELLGGQAQELDLKASPAVIMVVGLQGSGKTTTCAKLALKLRRELKRKPYLVPADVYRPAAIDQLHKLASQLDIDAFPSTTDQSPVDICTAALEEAKRTGHDVVLLDTAGRLHVDEALMEELSAIKARTNPGEILFVADAMTGQDAVTVASSFNDRLGVTGVVLTKMDGDARGGAALSVRQVTGKAIKLVGTGEKVADLEVFHPDRVASRILGMGDILTLIEKAQTDVDAEEAAAMEKKLRKAQFTLEDFRTQMRRVKKLGSIEGLLKLIPGMSQIRKQLGEVQMPEKEMARVEAIISSMTKAERATPKLINVSRKERIARGSGTTVLEVSQLLKNFSQMQKMMQRMMGGKGMPSMPKMPPGMKMPGGMPGGMPGMPPGMPGGMPGGMPGGMPGVPGGGDPEAIRAARAAAKAAVKKKKEQRKKRKKR, encoded by the coding sequence ATGTTCGACAGCCTAACCGACAGACTCGACGACGTCTTCCGCAAGATCAGGGGACACGCCCGCCTGACCGAGGAGAACGTCCAGACCGCCTTGCGCGAGGTGCGTCTGGCCCTGCTTGAGGCCGACGTCAACTTCAAGGTCGTCAAGGACTTCATCGAGCGCGTGCGCGAGCGGGCCATGGGCCAGGACGTCCTCAAGAGCCTGACCCCGGGCCAGCAGGTCGTCAAGATCGTCCACGACGAAATGGTCGAACTGCTCGGCGGCCAGGCTCAGGAACTCGACCTCAAGGCCTCCCCGGCCGTCATCATGGTCGTGGGCCTGCAAGGCTCGGGCAAAACCACCACCTGCGCCAAGCTGGCCCTGAAGCTGCGGCGCGAACTCAAGCGCAAGCCCTATCTGGTGCCGGCCGACGTCTACCGCCCGGCGGCCATCGACCAGCTCCACAAGCTGGCGTCCCAGCTCGATATCGACGCTTTTCCGTCCACCACGGACCAGAGCCCGGTGGATATCTGCACGGCCGCCCTGGAAGAGGCCAAGCGCACCGGCCACGACGTGGTGCTGCTCGACACCGCCGGCCGCCTGCACGTCGACGAAGCCCTCATGGAGGAGCTCTCGGCCATCAAGGCCAGGACCAACCCCGGCGAAATCCTGTTCGTGGCCGACGCCATGACCGGCCAGGACGCCGTCACCGTCGCCTCCTCGTTTAATGACCGCCTGGGCGTCACCGGCGTGGTGCTCACCAAGATGGACGGCGACGCCCGGGGCGGCGCGGCCCTGTCCGTGCGCCAGGTCACGGGCAAGGCCATCAAGCTCGTGGGCACGGGCGAGAAGGTCGCCGACCTGGAAGTCTTCCATCCCGACCGGGTCGCCTCGCGCATCCTCGGCATGGGCGATATCCTGACGCTCATCGAGAAGGCCCAGACCGACGTGGACGCCGAGGAAGCGGCGGCCATGGAGAAGAAACTGCGCAAGGCGCAGTTCACCCTGGAAGATTTCCGCACCCAGATGCGCCGGGTCAAAAAACTCGGCTCCATCGAAGGCCTGCTCAAGCTCATTCCCGGCATGTCCCAGATCCGCAAGCAGCTCGGCGAAGTCCAGATGCCGGAAAAGGAGATGGCCCGGGTCGAGGCCATCATCAGTTCCATGACCAAGGCCGAGCGGGCCACCCCCAAGCTTATAAACGTCAGCCGCAAGGAACGCATCGCCAGGGGTTCGGGCACCACGGTCCTGGAAGTCAGCCAGCTTCTGAAAAATTTCAGCCAGATGCAAAAGATGATGCAGCGCATGATGGGCGGCAAGGGCATGCCGAGCATGCCCAAGATGCCCCCTGGCATGAAGATGCCCGGCGGTATGCCGGGGGGGATGCCGGGTATGCCCCCGGGAATGCCCGGTGGAATGCCTGGCGGTATGCCGGGCGGCATGCCGGGAGTCCCCGGCGGCGGCGATCCCGAAGCCATCCGCGCCGCCCGGGCCGCGGCCAAGGCCGCCGTCAAGAAGAAGAAGGAACAACGGAAAAAACGGAAAAAACGCTAG
- a CDS encoding NAD(P)/FAD-dependent oxidoreductase, with protein sequence MHTDVVILGAGASGLCCAIACAGRGRDTLVIDHGPKAARKVLAAGGGRANCTNTDIRAADYRCANPHFVKSALARFSPADFLDWIHAGGVATVEEPGGKVFCRDGALSLTRFLSTEALRAGARIQLGTKVLEARKDGDAFIIDTSAGPVRAASLVLALGGRSWPGLGATDCGYALARGFGLPVTELRPGLTPLLAGADMTPLCRELAGVSLPVHLAGPCDVTGELLFTHKGVSGPAVLDASLFWREGDTLTIDWLPGRDPEAILADAGRQEIKNALAGCLPKRLATALCQHLGAQGPAAGLSPKARRKLATALSAFPFTPARAEGYAKAEVTLGGVAVDSISSKTLAAGDVPGLYVIGELLDVTGRLGGFNLHWAWASGFAAGGVV encoded by the coding sequence ATGCACACCGACGTCGTCATTCTGGGAGCCGGGGCCTCCGGCCTTTGCTGCGCCATTGCCTGTGCCGGCAGGGGGCGCGACACCCTCGTCATCGACCATGGCCCCAAGGCCGCCCGCAAGGTGCTGGCCGCCGGCGGCGGCCGGGCCAACTGCACCAACACCGACATCCGGGCCGCGGATTATCGCTGCGCCAACCCGCATTTCGTCAAATCCGCCCTGGCCCGCTTTTCCCCCGCCGATTTCCTGGACTGGATTCATGCCGGCGGCGTGGCCACGGTGGAGGAGCCCGGCGGCAAGGTCTTCTGCCGCGACGGCGCGCTCTCCCTGACCCGGTTTCTTTCGACCGAGGCCCTTCGTGCGGGTGCCCGCATCCAGCTCGGCACGAAGGTGCTCGAGGCCCGCAAGGACGGCGACGCCTTCATTATCGACACCAGCGCCGGCCCCGTGCGCGCCGCCTCCCTGGTGCTGGCTCTGGGCGGGCGGTCCTGGCCGGGACTCGGGGCCACGGATTGCGGCTACGCCCTGGCCCGGGGCTTCGGCCTGCCGGTCACTGAACTGCGCCCGGGCCTCACCCCGCTTCTGGCCGGAGCGGACATGACCCCGCTTTGCCGCGAACTGGCCGGCGTGTCCCTGCCCGTGCACCTTGCCGGTCCCTGCGACGTGACCGGAGAACTGCTTTTCACCCACAAGGGCGTCTCCGGCCCGGCCGTGCTCGACGCCTCGCTTTTCTGGCGCGAGGGCGACACGCTCACCATCGACTGGCTGCCCGGTCGCGACCCCGAGGCGATCCTGGCCGATGCCGGCCGCCAGGAAATCAAGAACGCTTTGGCCGGCTGCCTGCCCAAGCGCCTGGCCACCGCCCTGTGCCAGCACCTGGGCGCGCAAGGCCCCGCTGCCGGGCTTTCGCCCAAGGCCCGCCGCAAACTCGCCACGGCGCTTTCCGCCTTCCCCTTCACCCCGGCCCGGGCCGAAGGTTACGCCAAGGCCGAAGTGACCCTCGGCGGCGTCGCCGTGGACAGCATCTCCTCCAAAACCCTGGCCGCCGGCGACGTCCCCGGCCTCTACGTCATCGGAGAACTGCTCGACGTCACCGGCCGCCTCGGCGGCTTCAACCTGCACTGGGCCTGGGCCTCGGGCTTTGCTGCAGGAGGTGTTGTGTGA
- the rimM gene encoding ribosome maturation factor RimM (Essential for efficient processing of 16S rRNA): MGPEKYIIVGDVARPHGIRGELCIDSHADSPSYFGRGAVVRLCPAGAPGRGRDYTVRAARVHKERVLVSFEGVPDRNAAEALRGLAICVPASRLAPPEPDEVFLHQLLGLRVRLAQSAPTSPDFGVIEDVRDSGGAELWVIRDAAGHEILFPAADELVPDIDLEAGFVVIDPPPGLLELYQTD, from the coding sequence ATGGGCCCGGAAAAATACATTATCGTGGGTGACGTGGCGCGCCCACACGGCATCCGAGGGGAGTTGTGCATCGACAGCCATGCCGACTCCCCTTCCTATTTCGGCCGGGGTGCCGTGGTGCGCCTGTGTCCGGCCGGGGCCCCGGGGCGCGGCCGCGACTACACCGTGCGCGCCGCCCGCGTCCATAAGGAACGGGTGCTCGTCAGCTTCGAGGGCGTTCCCGACCGCAATGCCGCCGAGGCCCTGCGGGGCTTGGCCATTTGCGTGCCGGCCTCGCGCCTTGCCCCGCCCGAACCCGACGAGGTCTTTCTCCACCAACTCCTCGGCCTGCGCGTGCGTCTGGCCCAATCAGCCCCCACCAGTCCCGACTTCGGCGTCATCGAAGACGTCCGCGACTCCGGCGGGGCCGAGCTCTGGGTCATCCGCGACGCCGCCGGCCATGAAATCCTCTTTCCCGCCGCCGACGAACTGGTGCCCGACATCGACCTCGAGGCCGGTTTCGTGGTCATCGATCCGCCGCCCGGTCTGCTGGAACTCTACCAGACCGACTAA
- a CDS encoding type 1 glutamine amidotransferase, which translates to MRLHAFYHVPFEDVGSIASFAAEKGHPLTATSFYADETPPPASDYDILIVMGGPMSVYDEKEYPWLAGEKKAIEAAIAAGKKVLGICLGAQLVSVVLGGTVTQNPVPEIGWFKVEMTPEGLAEPVFAGFPQSFYAFHWHGDTFSIPPGAVHAASSAACANQAFVYKQNVVGLQFHLETQPVNMQKLIKYCAADVATPGPTIHHPKQMHAGREAFKDIKELMHKVCEAMIV; encoded by the coding sequence ATGCGCCTGCACGCCTTTTACCATGTCCCCTTCGAGGATGTGGGCTCCATCGCATCCTTTGCCGCCGAGAAAGGCCATCCCCTGACCGCCACAAGCTTTTACGCCGACGAGACCCCGCCTCCGGCCTCGGACTACGACATACTCATCGTCATGGGCGGGCCCATGAGCGTCTACGACGAGAAAGAATATCCCTGGCTGGCCGGGGAGAAAAAAGCCATCGAAGCGGCCATCGCCGCCGGCAAAAAGGTGCTCGGCATCTGCCTGGGAGCCCAGCTCGTCTCCGTCGTGCTCGGCGGCACGGTCACCCAAAATCCGGTGCCGGAAATCGGCTGGTTCAAGGTGGAAATGACGCCGGAAGGTCTGGCCGAACCGGTCTTCGCCGGATTCCCCCAGTCGTTTTATGCCTTCCATTGGCACGGCGACACCTTCTCCATCCCGCCGGGAGCGGTCCACGCCGCCTCCTCGGCCGCCTGCGCCAACCAGGCCTTCGTCTATAAACAAAACGTCGTCGGCTTGCAGTTCCACCTGGAGACCCAGCCGGTGAACATGCAAAAACTCATCAAGTACTGCGCCGCCGATGTGGCCACCCCCGGCCCCACCATCCACCACCCCAAGCAGATGCACGCCGGCCGCGAAGCCTTCAAGGACATCAAGGAGCTCATGCACAAGGTCTGCGAGGCCATGATCGTTTAG
- the rpsP gene encoding 30S ribosomal protein S16, whose translation MAMKLRLTRMGSKKRPFYRIVAMDSKTRRDGRALEYLGYYNPMVDPAEIKVDSEKVRSWLERGAKPSDTVRALLQKADV comes from the coding sequence ATGGCCATGAAACTGCGTCTGACCCGCATGGGTTCCAAGAAGCGCCCGTTTTACCGCATTGTCGCCATGGACTCCAAGACCCGCCGCGACGGCCGCGCCCTGGAGTATCTGGGCTACTACAACCCCATGGTTGACCCGGCGGAAATAAAAGTGGATAGTGAAAAAGTGCGGTCCTGGCTTGAGCGCGGAGCCAAGCCCTCGGATACCGTGCGCGCCCTGCTGCAGAAGGCTGACGTCTAG
- a CDS encoding PAS domain S-box protein, with translation MRFPIPKATAPRRPSHAFPPAAAAGQPLTQAVRAFFLLLVTAVLSAALFPALAPADVPTPLAESPTAEPERPKKLTVVVDKDYPPYVITSPAGEVRGILVEYWKLWEKHTGVPVTLVPMTWDAAQDAMRQGEADVIDLLFENEARKKDYLFSKPYASIDVPVFVHKDLAGITDLSSLRGFPVAVKRGDASADKLLQHGIGPLLYYDTYEDVIQAAKDGKVKVFCMDAPPAMYHLSKQGIDGEFKLAFTLYTGELHRAVRKGNAALLRFVEAGFDSIPAKSLTDIDKRWRGTPLFPSSSLRYALWAVATLAAAALVLLSINALLRRTVRHQTTRLEELLEAVGQSERRYRELVENATCLIVRLDLLGRVVFCNAWGQRAFGIPLARMLGRGIDVLGNASDDDAPESWEAVLSALVETPDGARSLDRRHIGEHGRSIWIAWSVIALRDPRGNPAEFLCVGNEITKRKQAEDALAASEARYALVVRASNDGIWDWDLLTDAVYFSPRYLEILGLSPNAVPPTVSEWSKRIHPDDVEAVMRENRRCADGETDSFVVEYRLRHADGSYRWIVGRGANFKDSSGRVVRMAGSHTDITRRKKDETALRESQDQLAKIFRLSPVGLCVNTQGTGRIMDINENCAHMFGYEKADVIGRESPGLGLWSRSEGRREMVDELTAKGFIVGKELELLHQNGSTVVVLYSAVPIQAYGESCVLSVLVDITERKAMEQSLRRSKEAAEAANRAKTEFLSTMSHEIRTPMNTILGMAQALSAADLPPKQAQAILAIESAGESLLGLLNDILDLSQIDSGGLILEEKPCDIEELAGRIVDMMRPDAAAKNITLRLVVAEGLPPRVSLSPDRIRQVLVNLLGNAVKFTHQGSIVLHIGRENDPAGGSWLRLDVRDTGIGIPEDKLPVIFDRFTQADASTSRLYGGVGLGLAISKKLVDLMGGSIQVETAVGRGSTFTVRLPLRPMAVPIPDDAPPKAQPALSSGWRASVLLIEDSPGNAEVIRLMLEDSRFDLTWAPSGQAGLEALRETPCDIVLMDMEMPEMDGLETTKALRRMEMELGRSRTPVIALTAHAFEQHRQQGLAAGCDDFQTKPIAKARLLDTLETWMTVVRK, from the coding sequence ATGCGATTTCCAATACCGAAAGCGACAGCCCCCCGCCGCCCCTCCCATGCCTTTCCGCCGGCCGCAGCCGCCGGCCAGCCCCTGACACAGGCCGTCCGCGCCTTCTTCCTGCTTTTGGTCACAGCCGTGCTGTCGGCTGCCCTTTTCCCCGCCCTCGCACCGGCCGATGTCCCGACGCCCCTGGCGGAATCGCCCACGGCCGAACCGGAACGCCCGAAAAAACTCACCGTGGTGGTGGACAAGGATTACCCGCCTTACGTCATCACCTCCCCTGCGGGCGAGGTGCGCGGCATCCTGGTCGAATACTGGAAGCTCTGGGAAAAGCACACCGGCGTGCCGGTCACCCTCGTGCCCATGACCTGGGACGCGGCCCAGGACGCCATGCGCCAGGGTGAGGCCGACGTCATCGACCTGCTTTTCGAAAACGAGGCCCGCAAAAAGGACTACCTCTTCTCCAAGCCCTACGCGTCCATCGACGTACCGGTCTTCGTGCACAAGGACCTGGCCGGCATAACCGACCTTTCCTCCCTGCGCGGCTTTCCGGTGGCGGTCAAACGCGGCGACGCCAGCGCCGACAAATTGCTGCAGCACGGCATCGGACCGCTTTTGTACTACGACACCTACGAGGACGTGATCCAGGCCGCCAAGGACGGCAAGGTCAAGGTCTTTTGCATGGACGCGCCACCGGCGATGTACCACCTCTCCAAGCAGGGGATCGATGGCGAGTTCAAGCTGGCCTTCACCCTCTATACCGGCGAGTTGCACCGCGCCGTGCGCAAGGGAAACGCGGCGCTTTTGCGCTTTGTCGAAGCGGGCTTCGACAGCATTCCGGCAAAAAGCCTCACGGATATCGACAAGAGATGGCGCGGTACGCCCCTGTTCCCCTCGTCCAGCCTACGCTACGCCCTGTGGGCCGTGGCGACCCTGGCCGCGGCGGCGCTTGTCTTGCTGTCCATAAACGCCCTGCTACGGCGAACCGTCCGCCACCAGACGACCAGGCTCGAGGAACTGCTCGAGGCGGTCGGCCAGAGTGAACGCCGCTACCGCGAACTGGTCGAAAACGCGACCTGCCTCATCGTGCGCCTCGACCTCCTCGGCCGGGTGGTGTTCTGTAACGCTTGGGGGCAACGGGCCTTCGGCATTCCCCTGGCGCGCATGCTCGGGCGCGGCATCGACGTTTTGGGGAACGCGTCGGACGACGACGCCCCCGAATCGTGGGAGGCGGTCCTGTCCGCCCTGGTCGAGACTCCGGATGGCGCGCGGTCTCTGGACAGGCGACATATCGGGGAACATGGCCGCTCCATCTGGATCGCCTGGTCCGTGATCGCCCTGCGCGACCCCAGGGGGAATCCCGCCGAATTTCTTTGCGTCGGCAACGAAATCACGAAGCGCAAGCAGGCCGAAGACGCCCTGGCCGCCAGCGAAGCCCGCTACGCCCTGGTGGTGCGCGCCTCCAACGACGGGATCTGGGACTGGGACCTGCTCACGGATGCGGTCTATTTTTCGCCCCGCTATCTGGAAATACTCGGGCTGTCCCCGAATGCGGTGCCCCCGACCGTCAGCGAATGGAGCAAGCGCATCCATCCCGACGATGTCGAGGCCGTCATGCGGGAAAACAGGCGCTGCGCCGACGGCGAGACGGACAGCTTCGTCGTGGAGTACCGGCTGCGCCACGCCGACGGCTCCTATCGGTGGATCGTCGGCCGGGGCGCGAATTTCAAGGACAGCAGCGGTCGGGTCGTGCGCATGGCCGGCTCCCATACCGACATCACCCGCCGCAAAAAGGACGAGACGGCCCTGCGTGAAAGTCAGGACCAACTGGCCAAGATTTTCCGACTGTCCCCGGTCGGGCTTTGCGTGAATACCCAAGGCACCGGCCGCATTATGGACATCAATGAGAACTGTGCGCACATGTTCGGCTACGAAAAGGCGGACGTGATCGGCCGCGAAAGCCCGGGCCTCGGGCTGTGGTCACGCTCCGAGGGCCGCCGGGAGATGGTGGACGAGCTTACCGCCAAAGGCTTCATCGTCGGCAAGGAACTCGAACTGCTCCATCAAAACGGCTCCACCGTGGTGGTGCTCTATTCCGCCGTGCCCATCCAGGCGTACGGCGAAAGCTGCGTCCTGTCCGTGCTGGTGGACATCACCGAGCGCAAGGCCATGGAGCAGTCCCTGCGCCGGTCCAAGGAGGCCGCCGAGGCCGCCAACCGGGCCAAGACGGAATTCCTCTCCACCATGAGCCATGAAATCCGCACGCCCATGAACACCATTCTGGGCATGGCCCAGGCGCTTTCCGCCGCCGATCTGCCGCCGAAGCAGGCCCAGGCCATCCTGGCCATCGAGAGCGCCGGGGAAAGCCTGCTGGGCCTTTTAAACGACATCCTCGACCTGTCCCAGATCGATTCCGGCGGCCTTATCCTTGAGGAAAAACCCTGCGACATCGAAGAGCTCGCCGGGCGTATCGTGGACATGATGCGCCCGGACGCCGCCGCGAAAAACATCACCTTGCGCCTTGTGGTCGCCGAGGGGCTGCCCCCGCGCGTATCCCTGAGCCCGGACCGCATCCGACAGGTGCTGGTCAACCTGCTCGGCAACGCCGTCAAATTCACCCACCAGGGCAGCATCGTCCTGCACATCGGCCGGGAGAACGACCCCGCCGGCGGTTCCTGGCTGCGCCTAGACGTGCGAGACACCGGCATCGGCATCCCCGAGGACAAGCTGCCCGTCATCTTCGACCGTTTCACCCAGGCCGACGCCTCCACCAGTCGCCTCTACGGCGGAGTCGGCCTGGGACTCGCCATCAGCAAGAAACTCGTGGACCTGATGGGCGGCAGCATTCAGGTGGAAACCGCGGTCGGCCGGGGGTCGACCTTCACCGTGCGCCTTCCGCTGCGCCCCATGGCCGTGCCGATCCCGGACGACGCCCCGCCCAAGGCCCAGCCCGCCCTTTCCTCCGGCTGGCGGGCATCGGTCCTGCTCATCGAGGACAGCCCCGGCAACGCCGAAGTCATCCGGCTCATGCTCGAAGACAGCCGCTTCGACCTGACCTGGGCCCCCAGCGGTCAGGCCGGGCTCGAGGCCCTGCGCGAAACGCCCTGCGACATCGTGCTCATGGACATGGAAATGCCCGAGATGGACGGATTGGAAACGACAAAGGCCCTGCGCCGCATGGAAATGGAACTGGGACGTTCCCGCACCCCGGTTATCGCCCTGACCGCCCACGCCTTCGAGCAACATCGCCAGCAAGGGCTGGCCGCCGGCTGCGACGACTTCCAGACCAAGCCCATCGCCAAGGCGCGGCTGCTCGATACCCTCGAGACCTGGATGACCGTGGTCAGGAAGTAG
- a CDS encoding pyridoxamine 5'-phosphate oxidase family protein, with amino-acid sequence MRKKERELTDRGVLEELLMRAKVCRLGLYDGAWPYVVPVNIGYTPGSIYFHSSLKGKKMDILRQNPKVCFEIDSAVEIVTGERPCDYTAYYKSVIGFGTAVIIEDEAEKLEGLRVIMHHFAGPEEGFRPEVVTKTAVVRIDIESMTGKSNPPMKEWS; translated from the coding sequence ATGCGCAAAAAAGAGCGGGAACTCACGGACAGGGGCGTACTGGAAGAACTGCTCATGCGGGCCAAGGTGTGCCGGCTCGGGCTCTACGACGGCGCGTGGCCCTATGTCGTGCCCGTCAACATCGGCTATACCCCGGGAAGCATCTATTTCCATTCCTCGCTTAAGGGCAAGAAGATGGACATCCTGCGCCAAAATCCCAAGGTCTGCTTCGAGATCGACAGCGCCGTGGAAATCGTCACCGGTGAACGCCCCTGCGATTACACCGCCTACTACAAGTCGGTCATCGGCTTCGGCACGGCCGTCATCATCGAGGACGAAGCGGAAAAACTCGAGGGACTGCGCGTCATCATGCACCACTTCGCCGGCCCGGAAGAGGGGTTCCGGCCCGAGGTGGTGACCAAAACGGCCGTGGTGCGCATCGACATCGAATCCATGACCGGCAAGTCCAACCCGCCGATGAAGGAATGGAGCTAG
- a CDS encoding glycerol dehydrogenase, whose amino-acid sequence MISTTLFPGRYVQGRGALSRLGVELARLGKRHFCLCSPHALVQLLPPLLPELNRAGEVHAERFGRECTDREVERLVAAVTAFGAQTVTAFGGGKTLDTAKAVAVRANLPVAVVPTIASTDAPCSSVCIIYTPDGVFERVDVLPRNPDLVLVDTAVVAKAPPRFLVAGMGDALATWFEADSCRLSRGPNIAGDPGSMTANALARLCYETIRDYGLSARTACEAGVVTPALERVVEANTLLSGLGFESGGLGAAHSIHNGLTALAGVRGCYHGEKVAFGVLASLFLREWPMDLVDEVYGLCARLGLPTTLADLGLADATDADLFRVAEKTCAAGESIFNEPVEILPEAVFAALKAGDAEGRRRKGAA is encoded by the coding sequence ATGATCAGCACCACGCTTTTTCCGGGACGGTATGTGCAGGGGCGCGGGGCGTTGTCCCGGCTGGGCGTCGAGCTGGCGCGGCTGGGCAAACGCCACTTCTGCCTGTGTTCCCCGCATGCGCTCGTGCAACTGCTGCCGCCCCTGCTGCCGGAGCTTAATCGGGCCGGGGAGGTGCACGCCGAGCGTTTCGGCCGGGAGTGCACGGACAGGGAGGTCGAACGCCTCGTCGCGGCGGTGACGGCCTTTGGCGCACAGACCGTGACGGCCTTTGGCGGGGGCAAGACCCTGGATACGGCCAAGGCCGTGGCCGTGCGCGCGAATCTCCCCGTGGCCGTAGTGCCGACCATCGCCTCCACGGACGCGCCGTGCAGTTCGGTATGCATCATCTACACCCCGGACGGGGTGTTCGAACGCGTGGACGTCTTGCCGCGAAATCCCGACCTGGTGCTGGTGGACACGGCCGTTGTGGCCAAGGCTCCGCCCCGCTTTTTGGTCGCCGGCATGGGGGACGCGTTGGCCACCTGGTTCGAGGCCGATTCCTGCCGCCTGAGCCGCGGCCCCAACATCGCCGGCGATCCGGGGTCCATGACGGCGAACGCCCTGGCCCGGCTGTGCTACGAAACGATTCGGGACTACGGCCTTTCGGCGCGTACCGCCTGCGAGGCCGGCGTGGTCACGCCCGCCCTGGAGCGGGTGGTGGAAGCCAATACGCTGTTAAGCGGCCTGGGATTCGAAAGCGGCGGCCTTGGCGCGGCCCACTCCATCCACAACGGCCTGACCGCGTTGGCCGGCGTCAGGGGCTGCTATCACGGGGAGAAGGTGGCCTTCGGCGTGCTGGCCTCGCTCTTTTTGCGGGAGTGGCCCATGGACCTTGTGGACGAGGTCTACGGCCTGTGCGCCCGGCTTGGTCTGCCGACGACCCTGGCCGACCTGGGACTCGCCGACGCCACCGACGCCGACCTGTTCCGGGTGGCCGAAAAGACCTGCGCGGCCGGCGAATCCATCTTCAACGAGCCCGTGGAGATCCTGCCCGAGGCGGTCTTTGCCGCGCTCAAGGCCGGCGACGCCGAGGGACGACGTCGGAAAGGGGCGGCATAG